In Bacteroidia bacterium, a genomic segment contains:
- a CDS encoding AraC family transcriptional regulator codes for MEYGKKILTYRNYIVFEKFATPYFRRAPKEFFENEACFIFINEGRFSVRAQTAYHNLDRESAILAKCQNFFFETDETQRNSSEGIEVTGVLLYPQLVEELFQFELSAYSYTVDYTLKQVQVDALLANFRESINILLDHPELADEAMIKTKLKEFVLLISKSQDAPSHLDFLSAMFKPAHIDFKATIAQNIYSSLSLDELAALCHMSASSFKRRFKEVFGESPAKFISQQKTRRAAELLSTPDLRVSEIAYASGFETIASFNRNFKAQFGVSPTEYRLTQIAKGLT; via the coding sequence TCCGGCGGGCACCGAAAGAATTTTTTGAAAACGAGGCCTGTTTTATTTTTATCAATGAAGGCCGGTTTTCTGTAAGGGCACAAACGGCTTACCACAATCTGGACAGGGAGAGTGCGATCCTCGCCAAATGCCAGAATTTCTTCTTCGAAACGGATGAAACCCAACGAAACAGCAGCGAAGGCATCGAAGTAACCGGCGTGCTGCTCTATCCGCAACTGGTGGAAGAACTGTTTCAGTTTGAGCTTTCGGCGTACTCGTATACGGTGGACTATACGCTCAAACAGGTTCAGGTCGATGCCCTGCTTGCCAATTTCAGAGAGAGCATCAATATCCTGCTCGACCACCCCGAACTTGCGGACGAGGCCATGATCAAAACCAAACTCAAGGAATTTGTTCTTCTGATCAGCAAATCACAGGACGCACCCTCTCACCTGGATTTTCTGTCGGCTATGTTTAAGCCCGCTCATATCGATTTTAAGGCGACAATAGCACAAAATATTTACTCCAGTCTGTCGCTCGACGAACTTGCGGCCCTCTGTCATATGAGCGCATCTTCATTTAAGCGACGGTTTAAAGAAGTATTTGGCGAAAGCCCGGCAAAGTTCATCTCACAACAAAAAACCCGGAGGGCGGCGGAGCTGCTTTCAACCCCCGACCTTCGGGTCTCGGAAATCGCTTACGCCAGTGGTTTTGAAACCATCGCATCCTTCAACCGCAATTTTAAGGCGCAGTTTGGCGTGTCGCCTACTGAATACCGTCTGACCCAAATTGCGAAGGGTTTGACCTGA
- a CDS encoding SDR family NAD(P)-dependent oxidoreductase codes for MNFKEKYGTWALITGATSGIGEELAHQIAAKGLNILLVARKEKELQEKADALRSKYKVETAYISADLASPGGVEAVETGAKGKDVGLLVLAAGLEVNGAFEKTDIRKELQVVQLNVVSTMALTHWFIEPMVKKGRGGVLLVASLSGHMPNPYFANYAGSKAYMLNFGASLYGEMKPKGVDVTVLSPGLTQTPMSTNTGVDWTKTPMSAMLPGEVAQTGLDALGKQVLAVPGIKNKLMAGMAKHSPLGMSARMSEGMIREAIAPEKR; via the coding sequence ATGAATTTTAAAGAAAAGTATGGAACCTGGGCACTCATCACCGGTGCCACTTCCGGAATAGGCGAAGAACTCGCCCACCAGATTGCCGCGAAGGGATTAAACATCCTCCTCGTTGCCAGAAAGGAAAAAGAATTGCAGGAAAAAGCAGACGCTCTGCGCAGCAAGTACAAGGTTGAAACTGCTTATATTTCTGCTGATCTCGCATCGCCCGGGGGCGTAGAAGCCGTGGAAACAGGTGCTAAGGGGAAAGACGTAGGATTACTGGTGCTCGCTGCCGGTCTGGAAGTCAATGGGGCGTTTGAAAAAACCGATATCCGTAAAGAATTGCAGGTAGTGCAACTGAATGTCGTTTCGACCATGGCGCTTACCCACTGGTTTATTGAACCCATGGTAAAGAAGGGTAGGGGAGGCGTATTGTTGGTTGCGAGTTTGTCGGGCCACATGCCCAATCCCTACTTCGCCAATTATGCCGGTTCTAAGGCATATATGTTGAATTTTGGCGCATCCCTTTACGGAGAAATGAAACCCAAAGGTGTGGATGTTACGGTTTTATCTCCCGGTTTGACTCAAACCCCGATGTCAACGAATACGGGTGTTGACTGGACCAAAACGCCCATGTCCGCCATGTTGCCGGGAGAAGTAGCCCAAACCGGACTGGATGCGCTGGGAAAGCAGGTATTGGCCGTTCCGGGTATCAAAAACAAGTTGATGGCCGGGATGGCAAAACACAGCCCGCTGGGGATGTCAGCCAGAATGAGTGAGGGTATGATTCGCGAGGCGATCGCTCCGGAAAAACGCTAA